In the Acetobacteroides hydrogenigenes genome, CCGGAATTAAGATGCTATCGCACAAGGACGAAAGCATCGAACCCGATAAAAATCCTTTGGTTAAGATCTTTAAGAGGATATTCCCCGTTACCGGAGAGATGCATGGCGGTAAATTCTTTGTAAAGCTCAACGCTAAAACATTTGCTACTCCCCTCTTCATTGTACTGCTGGTGGTAGAGTTTACCGATCTTATTTTTGCCGTCGATTCCATTCCGGCTATACTTGCCGTATCGAATGATACCTTTATAATATTCACCTCGAATGTATTTGCCATCTTAGGCTTACGCGCACTATACTTTGCGCTTGCCGGACTTACCCAATACTTTCACTACCTAAAGTATGGGCTGTCGGCAATACTGGTTTTTGTTGGGGTTAAAATGGTAATCGTTGGATTTTTTAAAATACCGATTGCCGCGTCACTTCTAACGATACTCGGAATTCTAACCATTTCCATACTTCTTTCAGTACTTTTCCCTGCTAGGGTAAAACCTCAGCTAGTAACATCAAAAACTACTAAACGATGAAATGTCCTTGCTGTAACGTACCTCTCGTAATGTCGGAGAGACAAGGTGTAGAAATAGACTACTGCCCTCAATGCCGTGGTGTTTGGCTCGATCGTGGCGAGCTGGATAAAATTATTGAGCGCTCGTTATCGCTTGATGCTCCAATGGGCTTCAGCACCAAACAAGCGTTTAGCGGCAATAAGCACGACGACCACTACAAGTACCACAAGAAAAAGAGCTGGCTAAACGAGCTCTTCGATTAGCAAGGCGGGGCTAGCCCGCCAACCTACGGAGATCTTGATGTTGAAACGGAAACGCTATCCGTAGAATATAGCAAAAGGGGCTGTCCGATTAAGACAGCCCCTTTAATACCTAATGGCTTAGCCGAATAGCGATAGAGCAGATTCCAGAACCTTGCAAAGCCTGTTTTACTTCAAAAGCCCTCTTTCGCGTAAATCCTTATAGATATCGGCAATACTGTCGGGTATTTCGAACCGAATTAGCCAGTTAACGTCCAAGCCATTATGAATAGCAGCCTTCATTAAGAGGCTATTGCTACCCAACAAATTTCCTATTGCTTCAATATCGTCCCTAAACTCAAGATGAAGATCTTCGTGCTGCTTTTGAATGAGCATTAAAATCTTAAAGATGCGAGCTATAATGTAGATGAGTAAGGTATACGACTTGCCATATCTTTCGGCAGCAATGCGCGGACTATTCAGCTCTAGTAATTTTCGAAGCAGGGCACAATTTAAGGTTATTTCGCCCACCTTATCCTTAGTGATGTAAACATGCTCGTTTATCTTTCCGCTTATTGTGCGAGCATCCATTAGCAGATAACCTGGAGAGTAGTAGGTATCTGAAGCCCTTTGAACATCTTCTATAATAGTACTTTTAAGCTTTTCCCTTTTATCCTGCACCGAATCGGTATCAACCAGCTCGAAACGAAGCTTACTGGCCAGCTTTAAATCTTTCTTTAGCAGCCGCAATACCAGCTTATCCTTTTCCTTGCCGGGTAGCAGCTCTAGGGCTCTTTTAAATTCTGGGTCAAAATCCATACTGATTCCTTATTTATTCTCCCTAGGATAGGCAATAGCGCCGAAATTCGCTATTCTACCCTATTGAGATTCCGATAGGCCTTTCG is a window encoding:
- a CDS encoding TerC family protein; the protein is MIINAYIWIGFIVFVLLMLTLDLGVFHRKSHEVKIKEALTWSAVWILLALAFNYGIYLFMGKEKALEFLAGYLIEKSLSVDNLFVFIMLFTFFDVKPKYQHKVLFWGIIGALILRAFFILAGVALINQFHWVIYVFGAFLVYTGIKMLSHKDESIEPDKNPLVKIFKRIFPVTGEMHGGKFFVKLNAKTFATPLFIVLLVVEFTDLIFAVDSIPAILAVSNDTFIIFTSNVFAILGLRALYFALAGLTQYFHYLKYGLSAILVFVGVKMVIVGFFKIPIAASLLTILGILTISILLSVLFPARVKPQLVTSKTTKR
- a CDS encoding TFIIB-type zinc ribbon-containing protein, whose amino-acid sequence is MKCPCCNVPLVMSERQGVEIDYCPQCRGVWLDRGELDKIIERSLSLDAPMGFSTKQAFSGNKHDDHYKYHKKKSWLNELFD